From the Musa acuminata AAA Group cultivar baxijiao unplaced genomic scaffold, Cavendish_Baxijiao_AAA HiC_scaffold_1108, whole genome shotgun sequence genome, one window contains:
- the LOC135666541 gene encoding uncharacterized protein LOC135666541 — translation MTLKSVLRALQEVFPQIDLRILRAVAVEYSEDVDAAVEFILSDVLPIITEPAEASNPYISLDAEQSLNVGAYSREDANRANLLPCHNVIVEQKESLLPSEPEAESDMNLFADHAHSEPQSSVVMLAGNCSNVLGKNETLETKLEEEVSVPQTIAAKCDVMDADVQELGKTKLDGTLAATSDSCSTLSFQTVQNNVDLMECGTQIEKAVSSCISEHEEQLLGAFKDVAKLQDKMGL, via the exons ATTGATCTCCGAATACTTAGGGCTGTCGCTGTTGAATATTCTGAAGATGTTGATGCTGCAGTAGAGTTCATTCTATCTGATGTTTTACCAATCATAACTGAACCAGCAGAAGCATCAAATCCCTATATTTCTCTTGATGCAGAACAATCACTTAATG TAGGTGCTTATTCACGGGAAGACGCGAATCGGGCAAATCTACTACCATGTCACAATGTAATTGTTGAGCAAAAAGAGAGTCTTCTACCTTCTGAACCGGAAGCCGAATCAGATATGAATCTTTTTGCTGATCATGCTCATTCAGAGCCACAATCCTCTGTTGTGATGCTTGCTGGAAATTGTTCTAATGTCCTTGGAAAGAATGAAACCTTGGAAACCAAACTGGAGGAAGAAGTTAGTGTGCCACAGACCATTGCAGCTAAGTGTGATGTTATGGATGCTGATGTCCAAGAATTGGGCAAGACAAAACTTGATGGCACTCTAGCAGCTACTTCAGACAGTTGTTCTACATTGTCATTCCAAACTGTTCAAAACAATGTAGATCTGATGGAATGTGGAACACAGATAGAGAAGGCTGTGAGCAGTTGCATTAGTGAGCATGAAGAACAGTTACTAGGGGCATTCAAGGATGTTGCCAAACTCCAAGATAAAATGGGACTTTGA
- the LOC135666551 gene encoding extracellular ribonuclease LE-like: MATQTAAARTRRLHPEMKPSVTLLLLLLLLPLLAAQDFDFFYFVQQWPGSYCDTKQSCCYPSTGKPVADFGIHGLWPNYNDGSYPSNCDPKRPYNASEINDLMGRMRSRWPTLACPSGDGSRFWSHEWEKHGTCSASVLDQHSYFQTALDLKKRVNLLKLLQDAGVRPDGGFYGLGDISSAIGDAIGYAPGIECNANEFGNRQLYQIYVCVDTSGKELIRCPVYPTSKCSSRIEFPPF, from the exons ATGGCGACGCAGACAGCTGCAGCACGTACTCGTCGCCTTCACCCCGAGATGAAGCCTTCCGTAacccttcttctgcttcttcttcttcttcccctcctgGCTGCCCAAGATTTCGACTTCTTCTACTTCGTTCAACAG TGGCCGGGCTCGTACTGCGACACCAAGCAAAGCTGCTGCTACCCTTCCACCGGGAAACCAGTGGCCGACTTCGGCATCCACGGGCTGTGGCCCAACTACAACGATGGCTCGTACCCGTCGAATTGCGACCCTAAGAGGCCTTACAATGCGTCCGAG ATCAACGATCTAATGGGGAGAATGCGATCGAGATGGCCAACCCTAGCTTGCCCCAGCGGCGACGGCTCCCGTTTCTGGAGCCACGAGTGGGAGAAGCACGGCACCTGCTCGGCGTCCGTCCTCGACCAGCACTCCTACTTCCAAACGGCTCTCGACCTCAAGAAGCGAGTCAACCTCCTCAAGCTTCTGCAAGACGCAG GTGTTCGACCAGACGGCGGCTTTTACGGCCTGGGGGACATATCTAGCGCCATCGGAGATGCCATCGGCTACGCTCCCGGAATCGAGTGCAACGCCAATGAATTCGGGAACAGGCAACTGTATCAGATCTACGTGTGTGTGGATACTTCGGGGAAGGAGCTCATCCGGTGTCCTGTCTACCCTACGAGTAAGTGCTCTTCCCGAATCGAGTTCCCTCCGTTTTGA